A region of Paenibacillus thiaminolyticus DNA encodes the following proteins:
- the tilS gene encoding tRNA lysidine(34) synthetase TilS, whose translation MDMTEPGRHAGNDSEYAWRQWTEKLRDTVERHRLWNDGDRIVIAVSGGPDSMLLLHAIAALTGHLPGSGRMIIAHVHHGFRLEESDEEARFVEREAERLGIRLAMKRVDAPGWAAEHKMNAQAAARQLRYDFLKEVAAREQAQVIALAHHADDQAETVLMRLLRGTGSTGLSGMAWKREADGFSFVRPLLGVRKAELLEWCRLRGIAYVTDSSNAKTDYLRNRVRLDVMPRLEQENPGLVASLCRTADVLREENDWMEEQARQLFQRVVKTVQDGEDAPMESPPPDGVVLDRWALLQAHVALQRRLIKLILNYLTREAEQADFDTVEALRNAAIREQPSTWKTDAAPGVEFRREYDRLLWLRQPIVQAKNGPDMLDLTIDRTYESGSLPIPSNSSTLNWVIECDSRSSVTQEAAHQAASGRTRVPSGQVEALFDAEQLCWPLRVRYRRDGDRMRILGLNGSKKVQDMFVDAKIAPSLRGTVPIVTDANGQILWVPGVRRSDAALVGPSTDRVLRLELEGGTHIPAQQRSCSAQPNRMM comes from the coding sequence ATGGACATGACGGAACCGGGCAGGCATGCGGGCAATGACAGCGAATATGCGTGGCGGCAATGGACGGAGAAGCTGCGGGACACCGTAGAGCGGCATCGGCTATGGAACGATGGCGACCGCATCGTGATCGCGGTATCGGGCGGACCGGATTCCATGCTGCTGCTGCATGCCATCGCAGCCCTGACCGGACATCTTCCGGGAAGCGGACGGATGATCATCGCCCACGTGCATCACGGCTTCCGCCTGGAGGAGTCGGACGAAGAAGCGCGGTTCGTCGAGCGGGAAGCGGAGCGGCTCGGGATCAGACTCGCGATGAAGCGCGTGGACGCTCCGGGCTGGGCGGCGGAGCATAAGATGAATGCCCAAGCGGCCGCGCGGCAGCTCCGCTATGACTTCCTGAAGGAAGTCGCCGCTCGCGAGCAGGCGCAGGTAATCGCATTGGCGCATCATGCCGATGATCAGGCAGAGACCGTGCTGATGCGGCTGCTGCGCGGAACCGGCAGCACGGGGCTGTCGGGGATGGCCTGGAAGCGGGAGGCGGACGGCTTCTCCTTCGTCCGGCCCCTGCTGGGTGTCCGCAAGGCGGAATTGCTGGAGTGGTGCCGCTTGCGAGGCATTGCCTACGTGACGGACAGCAGCAATGCGAAGACCGATTACTTGCGCAACCGGGTCCGGCTGGACGTTATGCCGCGGCTTGAGCAGGAGAATCCGGGCCTGGTCGCTTCCCTGTGCCGCACGGCCGATGTGTTGCGGGAAGAGAATGATTGGATGGAGGAACAGGCGCGGCAGTTGTTTCAACGCGTGGTGAAGACCGTACAGGATGGAGAAGACGCTCCAATGGAATCACCGCCGCCGGACGGCGTCGTTCTTGATCGATGGGCGCTTCTTCAAGCACATGTCGCTTTACAACGCAGGTTGATTAAACTAATATTAAACTATCTCACGCGGGAAGCGGAACAAGCTGATTTCGACACGGTTGAGGCGCTGCGGAATGCGGCGATCCGGGAACAGCCATCCACATGGAAGACGGATGCGGCCCCCGGCGTCGAATTCCGGAGAGAATACGACCGCTTGCTATGGCTGCGCCAACCCATCGTTCAGGCGAAGAACGGGCCGGATATGCTGGATCTGACGATAGATCGTACATATGAATCGGGAAGTCTCCCGATACCGTCGAATAGCAGTACGCTGAATTGGGTTATAGAGTGCGATAGCCGCTCTTCCGTCACGCAGGAAGCGGCGCATCAAGCCGCATCCGGAAGAACGCGGGTCCCCTCGGGACAGGTGGAAGCGCTGTTCGATGCGGAGCAATTGTGCTGGCCGCTGCGTGTCCGATACCGCCGCGACGGCGATCGAATGCGTATTTTAGGGTTAAATGGCAGCAAAAAGGTGCAAGATATGTTCGTCGATGCCAAAATTGCGCCCTCGCTTCGCGGCACCGTCCCCATCGTGACGGATGCCAACGGGCAGATCTTGTGGGTTCCGGGCGTGCGGCGTTCGGATGCCGCGCTGGTCGGGCCCTCTACAGACCGTGTCCTGCGGCTGGAGCTGGAAGGCGGTACGCATATTCCGGCGCAGCAGCGATCATGCTCTGCCCAACCTAACCGCATGATGTAA
- a CDS encoding vWA domain-containing protein, whose amino-acid sequence MKQILLITDGCSNVGVQPAVAAAEARERGISVNVVGIVDYGTIGELGAREIDEIARAGGGISRIVQSHQLSQTVQMMTRKTVVQTIHQAVNKELRQIFGAEQNVEFETLPPEQRSEVVRVMDELSENSPLRVALLIDASASMKPKLPAVEEAIRDLMLSLQARTGKSELSVFHFPGPYGGEEAVMDMEWTDDISRAKRLFQRLNMRGTTPTGPALLKVIDYYQYDGGKANQECDLASYASDGTGTDGMWSDYIV is encoded by the coding sequence ATGAAGCAAATTCTATTGATAACCGACGGCTGCTCCAATGTGGGCGTTCAGCCTGCCGTTGCTGCTGCAGAAGCGCGGGAGCGGGGCATCTCGGTTAATGTTGTCGGCATTGTGGATTACGGAACGATAGGTGAGCTTGGAGCGCGGGAGATTGACGAGATTGCCCGTGCCGGAGGAGGGATAAGCCGCATCGTCCAGTCGCACCAGCTGTCGCAGACGGTGCAGATGATGACGCGCAAGACGGTTGTGCAGACGATTCATCAGGCCGTGAACAAGGAGCTGCGTCAAATTTTCGGAGCCGAGCAGAACGTCGAATTCGAGACCCTTCCGCCGGAGCAGCGTTCGGAAGTGGTGCGCGTCATGGACGAGCTGAGCGAGAACTCGCCGCTGCGCGTCGCCCTGCTCATCGATGCGAGCGCGAGCATGAAGCCGAAGCTCCCGGCTGTAGAGGAGGCGATACGGGATCTGATGCTAAGCCTGCAGGCCAGAACGGGCAAAAGCGAGTTGAGCGTGTTCCATTTCCCGGGGCCTTACGGGGGAGAAGAGGCCGTTATGGACATGGAATGGACCGACGATATCAGCCGCGCGAAGCGCTTGTTCCAGCGGTTGAACATGCGGGGAACGACACCGACGGGACCTGCGCTCTTGAAAGTGATCGACTATTATCAATATGATGGAGGCAAGGCGAATCAGGAATGCGACCTGGCGTCGTACGCCTCAGATGGAACAGGAACGGATGGGATGTGGAGTGACTACATCGTGTAA
- the spoIIE gene encoding stage II sporulation protein E, giving the protein MSKTKVIPFPKKGWQSGGQGESEWGLPHNRWRLERFKRVLGTRKWTFMFVLIGFLLGRAMILNELFPFAAAFFAVVYFTRRELATWVGTALLAGSLFAPEQISLMMGMQLLLIVLMHRGLKAYERTDMNMAPIIVFAATLLVKLFVTFMSTDLTWYALVMDMTDAVLGLVLTLVFIQALPVLTMSKRNYTLRVEEMICLMILLASIMTGAVGWTVQSLQLDHIISRYFVLLFALVGGAPLGASVGVVLGLILGLAEPNSLTQMSVLAFAGLLAGLLKDGKRWVVAFGMLLGTAILSVYLGPPSEVMASTWETIAAAALFLLTPKSICATLAKYVPGTNEHTKSQHEYAKRMRDLTAERVTQFSEVFRQLSSSFKQTAHTGDPPTVGEERNRMIESVTAATCLGCPRQQACWNHKSVQTMTMMNQMMSKVEQDTEIVSYKEKQLPQTWRSHCMKAPKVLALMREHTIRRALDEHWQKQILDSRHFVADQLAGVSQVMDDLAQEIRREGRELFMQEEQIRQAMEELGLSVHRVDILSLDAGRIEIEMIHSFTDGYDECRKLIAPLLSDILGEHIAVREERLTGTEGHGMVTFVSAKAFEVETGMAGAAKGGDMLSGDSFSTLELGSGKYAVALSDGMGNGERARMESSTALKLLSQFLQSGIDEKLAIQSVNQVLTLRSPDEIYATVDMAIIDLYSAKTTFMKSGSTPSFIKSGKDVRLVSGSNLPIGIIQDIDFELIDSALQPGDILIMMTDGIFDAPGPAANKEIWMKRLISELETDDPQEIADLLLETVIRHASGHIDDDMTVVVTRVARHQPQWATLHWNGHDRRERPLTVS; this is encoded by the coding sequence ATGAGTAAGACAAAGGTGATTCCGTTTCCGAAGAAGGGTTGGCAGAGCGGGGGGCAAGGAGAGAGCGAATGGGGCCTCCCTCATAACAGATGGCGGCTGGAACGATTCAAGCGGGTGCTTGGTACGCGGAAATGGACCTTCATGTTTGTGCTTATCGGGTTTTTGCTGGGACGGGCCATGATCTTGAACGAGCTGTTTCCGTTCGCCGCCGCGTTTTTTGCGGTCGTCTATTTTACGCGCCGCGAGCTGGCAACCTGGGTAGGGACGGCACTGCTGGCCGGAAGCTTATTCGCGCCGGAGCAGATCTCGCTCATGATGGGCATGCAGCTGCTGCTTATCGTACTGATGCACCGCGGCCTGAAAGCGTATGAACGGACCGATATGAACATGGCGCCGATTATCGTGTTCGCCGCCACACTGCTCGTTAAGCTGTTCGTGACATTTATGTCGACGGACCTGACCTGGTACGCTCTCGTGATGGATATGACGGATGCTGTGCTCGGTCTCGTCCTCACCCTTGTGTTTATACAAGCATTGCCCGTTCTGACGATGAGTAAACGCAACTATACACTGCGGGTGGAGGAAATGATCTGCCTGATGATTCTTCTGGCGTCGATTATGACCGGCGCCGTAGGCTGGACCGTCCAGTCGCTGCAGCTCGATCACATCATATCACGTTATTTCGTGCTGCTGTTCGCCCTGGTCGGCGGGGCCCCGCTTGGCGCCTCGGTCGGCGTCGTGCTCGGCTTGATTCTCGGCTTGGCGGAGCCGAATTCGCTGACGCAGATGAGCGTGCTGGCGTTTGCCGGCTTGTTGGCCGGACTGCTGAAGGACGGCAAGCGCTGGGTGGTTGCCTTCGGCATGCTGCTCGGGACGGCGATTCTGTCCGTCTATCTCGGGCCTCCTTCGGAGGTGATGGCATCGACCTGGGAGACGATCGCCGCCGCGGCGCTATTCTTGCTTACTCCTAAATCGATATGCGCCACCTTGGCCAAATATGTGCCGGGAACGAACGAGCATACGAAATCGCAGCATGAATATGCGAAGAGGATGCGCGACCTGACGGCGGAACGGGTTACCCAGTTCTCGGAGGTGTTCCGCCAACTGTCGAGCAGCTTCAAGCAGACCGCCCATACCGGCGATCCTCCGACGGTGGGAGAGGAGCGCAATCGGATGATTGAATCCGTGACCGCCGCTACCTGTCTCGGCTGCCCACGGCAGCAGGCCTGTTGGAACCATAAGTCGGTCCAGACGATGACGATGATGAATCAGATGATGAGCAAGGTCGAACAGGATACCGAGATCGTCTCTTACAAGGAGAAGCAACTGCCTCAGACGTGGAGGAGCCACTGCATGAAGGCGCCGAAGGTGCTTGCGCTGATGAGGGAGCATACGATTCGGCGGGCGCTGGACGAGCATTGGCAGAAGCAGATTTTGGACAGCCGCCATTTCGTTGCCGATCAGCTGGCGGGCGTCTCACAGGTTATGGATGATCTGGCCCAGGAGATTCGGCGCGAAGGACGGGAGCTGTTCATGCAGGAGGAGCAGATTCGGCAGGCCATGGAGGAGCTCGGGCTGTCCGTGCACCGCGTCGATATTTTATCGCTCGATGCCGGACGGATCGAGATCGAGATGATTCATTCCTTCACCGACGGCTATGACGAGTGCCGCAAACTCATCGCGCCGTTGCTGTCGGATATATTGGGCGAGCATATCGCCGTCAGAGAGGAGAGGTTAACCGGAACGGAAGGGCATGGTATGGTCACCTTCGTCTCGGCGAAGGCATTCGAGGTGGAGACCGGCATGGCCGGGGCCGCCAAAGGAGGGGATATGCTGTCGGGAGACAGCTTCAGTACGCTGGAGCTCGGCAGCGGGAAGTATGCAGTCGCCTTGAGCGACGGAATGGGCAACGGCGAGCGGGCCCGCATGGAGAGCAGCACCGCCTTGAAGCTGCTGTCCCAATTTCTGCAATCGGGCATCGACGAGAAGCTGGCGATCCAATCCGTCAATCAGGTGCTGACGCTGCGGTCGCCGGACGAGATCTACGCGACGGTCGATATGGCGATCATCGATCTGTATTCGGCCAAGACGACGTTCATGAAGAGCGGTTCCACGCCCAGCTTCATCAAGAGCGGAAAGGACGTGCGCTTAGTATCGGGCAGCAACTTGCCGATAGGTATTATACAGGATATTGATTTTGAGTTGATTGATTCGGCTTTGCAGCCGGGAGATATTTTGATTATGATGACGGACGGAATCTTCGATGCTCCCGGGCCGGCAGCCAACAAGGAGATATGGATGAAGCGGCTTATTAGCGAGCTGGAAACGGATGATCCGCAGGAGATTGCCGATCTTCTCCTAGAGACCGTCATCCGTCATGCCAGCGGTCATATCGATGACGACATGACCGTCGTCGTGACGCGCGTAGCCCGCCATCAGCCGCAATGGGCGACACTGCACTGGAATGGGCATGACCGTAGGGAGCGGCCGCTGACGGTCAGTTAA
- the hpt gene encoding hypoxanthine phosphoribosyltransferase: protein MYNDIEKVIISEEQIQAKVQELGAQISREYEGKCPLVICVLKGAFVFMADLVKQITVPLELDFMAVSSYGASTKSSGVVRIMKDLDVSVEGRDVLIVEDIIDTGLTLSYLIEVLQGRKANSIRLVTLFDKPARRTVNLEADYKGFVLPDEFIVGYGLDYAERYRNLPYIGVLKPTIYSNEAK, encoded by the coding sequence TTGTATAACGACATTGAAAAGGTAATTATCAGCGAGGAGCAAATTCAGGCGAAGGTCCAGGAACTGGGTGCTCAGATCAGCCGCGAGTATGAAGGGAAATGCCCGCTGGTCATCTGTGTCCTCAAAGGCGCATTCGTCTTCATGGCCGATCTGGTCAAGCAAATTACCGTACCGTTGGAATTGGACTTCATGGCGGTATCCAGCTATGGAGCTTCCACGAAGTCTTCCGGTGTCGTCCGGATTATGAAAGATTTGGATGTATCCGTGGAAGGCCGGGATGTGCTCATTGTTGAAGACATTATAGATACCGGCTTGACGCTCAGCTACCTGATTGAAGTGCTTCAAGGACGCAAGGCGAATTCCATTCGCCTCGTGACGCTGTTCGATAAGCCGGCGCGCCGCACCGTTAATCTGGAAGCGGACTACAAAGGATTCGTGCTTCCTGACGAATTCATCGTCGGCTACGGCTTGGATTATGCCGAACGTTACCGCAACCTTCCATATATAGGCGTGTTGAAGCCAACGATTTACTCGAATGAAGCTAAGTAA
- a CDS encoding protein kinase domain-containing protein produces the protein MENEQHHAQAAALRVEAGTVLQGVWNGRVYRIERRLGRGANGVVYLVTHFPTAAQARGGRIAAYALKMGMNSVDLQSEINALRTWEKGRQAEAGRTGRHHARPFLVDNDDCDLHGKRIPFYVMRYVPGVSLRKFIYKHGPDWYGVVGGRLLEKLRQLHRQGLVFGDLKAENVLVNDNGEVELIDYGGLTSTGKSVKQFTELYDRGYWHAGSRTADFRYDLFSFAVMTVQMMAERELRERIKTTLPQTRDIKDLIDIARNHPRVRPYEPWLAPALRGEFASPEEACRLWHEQTRKRHRSGKPLNRPTPLWLKWFFAVSVLLLAVSVAFWAWGFD, from the coding sequence ATGGAGAACGAACAGCATCATGCGCAGGCAGCGGCGCTTCGCGTCGAGGCGGGAACCGTGCTGCAGGGAGTGTGGAACGGGCGTGTCTACCGAATTGAGCGACGGCTTGGCCGCGGGGCCAACGGAGTCGTGTATTTGGTGACCCATTTTCCGACTGCAGCGCAGGCGCGCGGAGGACGGATCGCTGCCTATGCACTTAAGATGGGAATGAACTCCGTCGATCTCCAGTCCGAAATTAACGCGCTGCGGACATGGGAGAAGGGAAGGCAAGCGGAGGCGGGGCGCACGGGCCGTCACCATGCGCGGCCATTTCTCGTCGATAACGATGATTGTGATCTGCACGGCAAGCGCATCCCCTTCTATGTGATGAGATATGTTCCGGGGGTGAGTCTCCGCAAGTTCATATATAAGCATGGGCCGGATTGGTATGGCGTCGTGGGAGGACGCTTGCTGGAAAAGCTCAGGCAGCTGCACCGGCAGGGGCTTGTCTTCGGCGATCTGAAGGCGGAGAACGTGCTGGTGAACGATAACGGAGAGGTGGAGTTGATCGATTACGGGGGTCTGACCTCTACCGGGAAAAGCGTAAAACAATTCACGGAATTGTATGACCGGGGGTATTGGCACGCCGGATCGCGCACAGCCGACTTCCGGTATGATCTGTTCTCGTTCGCGGTCATGACGGTTCAGATGATGGCCGAACGGGAGCTTCGGGAACGGATCAAGACAACGCTCCCGCAGACGCGCGACATCAAGGATCTAATCGATATCGCCCGGAATCATCCCCGGGTGCGACCGTATGAGCCCTGGCTGGCACCGGCCTTGCGCGGGGAATTCGCTTCCCCGGAGGAGGCATGCCGTCTGTGGCATGAACAGACACGGAAGCGGCATCGCTCCGGCAAACCGCTCAACCGCCCCACGCCGTTGTGGCTGAAGTGGTTTTTTGCCGTGTCCGTGCTGCTGTTGGCCGTGAGCGTCGCTTTTTGGGCATGGGGTTTCGATTAA